TCGATCTCGCCTTGCTCAGCTTCGGCGATAGCGGCGTCGAAAGAAGGAAGctcctcgtcgtcggtcTGGTCGTAGGTGTTCTCGACGGCAATCTGAACAGGAATGCTGaggttgatgttggtgtTCATAGGTCCCACCGAGAGGGTGAGGTGAATGATGTATGCGCGTGCGCTGATGCAAGAGTAGAATGTTGGCAGGAAAAGCTTGTTGCCGCTGGTGGGCAGGTTGAAAGGGACATCAAGGGTAGCATAGCGGCGGACGTTGTACTTGCTAGCCTTCTTAGTTCGCTGGGCGTCGTCCGATTCGGAAGATTCTCCCTCATTCCAGAAAGCGCTGTCATAACCAGAGTCCCGTCGGGAGGCAGGAGCCTCGTTCTCCCAAACCAGCTGGGTGTCGGGGCGCATGGGTACAGGTGTGGTGGTGGAGTATGTGAGCGAAGGGGTGTTCCCATGCTTGATGCGAGAGCCCAGGTTGGGGAGGTGGTTCATGGGAGTGCTGCTGAAGAAAGTGGTCGAGTGAAGCTTGGCGCTGACCGAGTTGATTTTGGGAGGAGTGACATCCTTGGAGGTCGAGTTAAACTCAAAGTTGACCCTCAAGTTGGTGCCGCTGGCGTTGAGGAAGTTTCCAGAAAGCATGATAGCACTGGGCTGAGATGCGGTAGTGGTCAACTCGCCCTGCTTAGCAGTGAAGAGATTCTTGCGGATAGGCTTGGTCTTGGAGAGGCAGTAGCGCTCATCGTCGGGGCCAATCTCAAGGGGAGCATCCTCAGGAACTGCAGGAAGAACCTTGATCATATGAAAAGCATCCAAAGGTGCAGAGCGCCCCTCCTCGGCGCTGTTCTTGGTGGCAACGGCGCGGATGCCATACTCGATGTGAGACATGTCGGGGGACTGGTCGTTGCGTTCCCAGAAGCCCATAGTGGGAGGGAGCTGGAGATGCTGGTCCCTGATACCCTCATGCTCAACAGTGTGGTTGCAAGCACTGAGAGTGAGCTGGTGAGGAACCACAAAGTGGAAGGGGATTGTGTATGTACGGCCAGCCTCGAAAACATGGTTTCGAGGAAAGTCTGCAGGGCTGAGAGGCATACGAAGCTTCATGAAAGGACGAGAAGCATAGTTGGCACTGGAGTACTGGCTGAGGAAGTCAACACGAGTGTAACCAGTGCCGGTGAAGAAGATGTCAAAGCCATCATAGGCAACATCTCTCtgggtgttgatgatgacgtTTCCAGTGATCTTGGAGCCAGAAGTGTATGACTTTGAGGACCAGTGCTGGTCGAGCTTGATGTCGATACCAGACTTGGCAGGGTCAGGACGAGGCCTGTTGGACCGAGGTCCGTTGTCCGAAGCAGGAGTGGACATTGTAGTTCCGCGAGAAAGCGAGAATACTAAGTTGATGCTTTGAAGCTGAATGAGGTAGTTGACGATATGATATGTGTACAAAGAGGCGCTGGGCTGCAGtgatatatatactattcaTATAAAAATGCGGCGACTCCAGGTCCGTTCACGGTACCGTACCGTTACTTTGGTTCGTGCTCGAGCTTGCCCTGTCTGGGTTGCTGAGCTGCGTTACAGGGGAGGGGCGTTGACGGTACAGGGGTGTGTGTACTGTAAGTCTCCAGCGGTGGGCCTCagagggggggggggggagAGGGAGCGCGTGTTCTTGTTGCTGGGTCTGGAGACTCTGCAATTATTGTTAGATTGTGGTCGAGACTGTGAGTAATTTGATGATGGTTTATTAATTCGGATACTGGGGTAAAGACGTACGTCTCATGGAAATACCTATATTGAGCTGTGTAATTACTGCGAAGGCAGAGAATTTCCATATCGATTTTCCATCAAAAGATACTGATGATTCAGCAATTTAAGAATTAATGAGGATAATGACGCTTGCTATATTTGGCTGCCATCACTATTGCACAAACTTTTGAGAGGGATGCGTGCTGGCAGGTGGCTTGAGATCGGGATGTTACGCCGAGCACATCATAAGACACTATTTTAGCCATGTCCTGACGATCCAGAAGGGTTGGAGAagagttcttcttttttctccttATTTCCAAGTCATTTTCTTTAGGGCGATAGGTCAGATGGGAGTTGGAGAAGACATATTAACTAAACCATGAATATCAAATTTGGAGTAATTCAGGACGGGAGCACGGATTGTGTTGATCACCAGATGCCACGAAAACTTTACAACACATGGAAGGAAAACAATGTCCAGACAGTCACAGTCTCGTCACTGCACTCTTTGCTGCCGTGTTTCCCTTTCCAGCTCCGACATGCCTAACCTCGTCAATAAAAGACACGAAATGTTTACACACCCAGAGCGTGTTTGAAAGAGTCAGATCAAACATGAGACCCTCTCTTCTTACCTCAGGAATACCCACGATGACTACCAGAGTCTCCGTAGCGGTACCGGTACCTGACTCCACGAAGCTCCTCGCTTTCACTtacaagaaggaagaaaaaatCGACAAGTGGGGGTTTAGCTATAGAAAAAAATAGACGCTTCTTTCTTTGACCGGGGTTCGACAAATCGTGCATGACTAGCGTGGAAGGCGGGTCCGGTCTTGAGTGCCGAAAGATCCAAATGCGAAATGCAAGTGCAAGtccaaaggaaagaagagtcaAAGGGGTCCCCCTTCCCcttccctttccctttccaGCTGTGGTAAGGCGTTCCTGCCACTCATTCTCCTTCCCGTAAATGTGCACAAGCTATTGGTGGTTAGTTTACTTGATGAATTACCTAGAGCAAGCACCTAATAGCCCCTGCCCTTGTCTTGCCACCCTTCTGACCTTCTCCAACAGATCCCGTTCCTGCCTGTGCGTTGTGTGTGTGACCATCTCCAACACAACACCTGCTAATAATAAAACATCCGATTGTCGGCAGAAAAAGAGGAGGCTCGTGAAGTGGAAGCTCTTTCTTTCGTTCCTTCCAACAGAGGTTTAACTTTGGGTTAAGGTAGGACGCTACAGATCTTGGCGCGGATTTGCTTGCGTTTCTCTTTGTAAGTGAAATTGAAATTACCACATCAAAATATCCAATCTCAAACATCTTTATCTTTTCATTCCCATTCAATGCAAATGCACTTCTGTGACATTGATCCCCATGTTCATACTCGTGATCCCCAGCAACCGGTCAGCGGAAATATTTGTTTCGATGTCTGTTTCGGCTGCCACCGCTTCAAAATCACCATCATGGTCCGACAAGTTTTTGCTCCGAGTTCAAAGCCGACACATCGGATTTACATAGGTAGGCAACTAACTGCAAGGTACAATTCAgtttgttcttctttcttggttTCCATGCATGTGTTGCATGGTTCTAGCATTTTCTGTCAGCCGGCCCGGCTACCAAGAGCCTCATAACCTAGACAGAGATCCTCCCACCCTTACAAACCATGGCCCGGAGATTCTATTCCTTAAACTTGTCACCAAAATGGCAACACAATATGGTTATCGAGATCGGGGCACGTCACTCATAATGGTCAGTTCCTGATGTCTTCCTTGGCTTGCGCTCTTGATTCTTTCATCATGACGGTTCGCTCGTACAGAACTGGGGAAGAAACTGGAGTTTGATGACTTCATGATTCCCCACGTTTTGCCTTCCTGCGTACAATTAAGGCAAAATTTACAGGCGGCGTTCGACTTGGAGAATGAACCCCTACGGGCAGATTGGGGTACACCAAAGAAAATTATCCCCAGACTCGCCTGAccgaaagaaaaaaacaaatcAACCTGACACTTACCATCGCTCGTCTCCGGTTAAACAACCCATGGTATCATCTCATCGGTGGAAATGCCGTAGACCGGCGGTCAGAACTGAAGTGCTTCAGATGAACACAGAACGAGAGCCAGAACCTTTTTTGCCGCTTCCCGTCTCCTTCTCCGTCCCCATTTCCATTGCTGGGCTAGGGTAAGGAATCATCGTGAGAATCAATGTGGCCGGTCAGTCGGCCGTCGTCGTGTTCTAGACAAAACAGGGGAGAGTCGCATATTTCGAATTCCCATTACATGATGGCTCCTACAACAATTCCTCATTTGATCTGGCCTACTCATCCGACAAGCTAGGGGTCCCCTCGCGTTTAACCGTTTCGACGTCTGTGCCCGGTTCGAGAACCTGGAGTCGACCCAGCTAGCTCAACTCATTTGTGTTCCTGCCTGACTCTGTCTCTGTTTGTCGAAATGCAGATAGTATAGCTTCGCTTCTCCTCAGGACTAAAACCAAACTTATCCCTGTCAGGACCAAACGTGCAGGATAAGCTTTGGAGATGGAGTCTGGGTACCAGCCGGTGTCGCGTTGCCTGGCCTGGGGATAGGGCACCATAGCTTCGACCCCAGAAGACCCCGAGTCAACTCGAGTGACAAGACCCAGTCAATACGATGCGTGGCAGCGCCTCGTCACGCATCGTGGGCTTCGTTTCCGTCTTCCTCATTCTTCCCTTGAACGTGTTATTGTTACCTGTTCAACTCTGTTACACCCCCCAGTCGAGACCCTCCCTCCCTTTTCTCTTCGCATTTCTCCTCGGTGAACTgggcttttttctttctttctccaatTGCCCCTCCCACCATCAGTTGGCCATCACGATTAGGCGATGCCGCCCCCAATGGCCGATTTCTGATGGCTATGCCGTTGACACAAGTGGCCGAAGCGCCTACAACGTGCTCTGTTTTAGGAACAGTGGCttgatggagaagaaaaTTTCGGTTCGCCATGGCTACCAGGACCCCGATATCATCCAAAGAGGAAATCTCACAGCTAGACGTGCATCTTCTTTCCGGGGGAACATTCCACTGTCCCACATTGTTCTTCTATGCAATCGACGCAAATCAAGGAAACTGTAACAGTAATTATGGGCTCCCACAGCCGTTTGTGATGCCGCATGCACAAGGAAGATCATGGCCGAAGAAAACCAAAGCAGATCGTGTCAACTGCGGGGAGCAACGGCAACGACAACACAGACTTCAATCAGCAACACGGGGAAGTAAGCTCAGGCCCGGTGGACTTTTGTAAAGTGTTCTGAAGCGGAAACGCTGTGAGTCTGATGCATCTGGGTATACCCGCCACGCTACTGTAAGCCCGCTATTATGCAGCTTGAGTAAGGTTTTGAGGCTACAGAACTGGAGATGCGTGCTAGCCTCCGAGGAAGATCTCCTCACCGTCTCACGACGCCAATGCCCATCGTGTCAGTTGGTTGGCTAGCGGCCCTTGCATGCCTTCTCCTTTTGGCCAGGCACACTCATGCTGGTGATCAAATGTCTTGGTCGAGCAAAACACCAAGAGCCAAATCTCACGATAGTTGAAACAACACGGCAACGTCCATCCGTGGTTACAAGGCATAGAACATAGCCAGTTTACTACCTCTTTACTGCAGTTTCCCCCCCTCTAAAACTTCGCCTTTTCCAGCTCTATCTCAAGTCGGTGAGGCAAATTCTGACTCGGTACACGCCtctcctctttttttctctctcctGTTCATTTTCCCTCCCACCTCTTCATCTCTTTGTGCCCATTCTCATTACCCACATTGAGGGCTATCGGAGTCATGTCCAATATTAACATTTTGTCCTTCTCACGATAGTCAAATTCCACTCTTCATTGGAAAGGCATTTCGGGCCTCATTAGGCTCAGCAGACCTGAAAATCCTGCTGCATTGACCCACTGTGTCAGTGGGAACAATCCACCTAAACTTGGTTTGTTTAGGAAGCCAAGAGCCATCGCTGGCAACGCATGCCCACATCTCGGTATGAGTGGCTTCACCTGTGAATCTGAACCCCACGTTCCTTTGAATCACGGCATTTCATTATTGCCATGCTCAGCTCACGGCGAGCAACTGTTGTGGCCACTCATGGAATCAGAAACCAACGTTCAACGTAAACCCAGACATGTATGGTTTCTTGCCTGGATCATGGTACCGAAGAAGCACCTTGACACTCCACTGCTACTGCCCTGTACGGTGTTATTCCACAACAAATGATTCTTTGGCTGCTCCATTCATGGCCCTACCTCGTCTCGTCTATTGACACTTTTACTCTATCCTCTCATGACACTCAAATAGTGCCGGATACGTATGTACCAAAATGAGTTATCCACAACCGGATAGCGGAATGAAGGTCATTGAAAGGAAACATCCATGCCTTGCTACACGCACTAACGAAACTTTCATCTTAGCAGATGGTGATGCGTCGCGTCGCTCACCCGCGATCCACATGTTAACTGTAAGGATTGTATGGAAAGGCAAGGTATGGATATAGCCGCCGTGCATGAAAGCTTTCGGCTCATGCCTGAGATACTTTTTTAGGGGTCCAAGGGCCACACTGGGCTCGTGCTTTGTCTGCCATTGGCTACTTAGGCGTGTCTTGCTGCCGAGCAGAAAGGCTTATTTGGTTGATCTGATAACATTGATAAGCGGTGCTGATTAATGAAATGAGGCTCAAGTCAGGCACAATCGTCCATGTTGATCAGTGGCTCTTGTCAACGAAGATTGTTAGCTTGTGGGGTTGGTGATCATCCAGTGCAATGATGCTATCACCAATTAGAGGTTCACTGTCTTCAAGGTACCAGGAAGATTGGCCACTGCTAACATACAGACTAAATCAATAGGTCAACTCATGCTACTAAGATCAGACTTCTTGGGCCGTTTGTTTTTGTGCCCCAAAAAACTTGGATGCCAAATTTTCTGATACCATGAGGAGTGAGATGTGTGACTCCATCGAAGCAATGAGAAGTCACTCGATGGATCCATCATACCAGTCGAAACGCGAATGAGGCGAAGCAGTGACCAAACCGTCCTCAAGATCTTTGGCCATGTCGCGTTCTTTCTTATCAGCTGTTTCTAATAATATCATCTGGGCTCAGATATGCCTACCCTGAACCTAGTATGTACACCATTGATCGAGTCTTCCATTCAAAGCAACTGACTACCTATGTACCTCATGCGGTTGATATATGTGGGCCTGTAGTTGTTGCCATTGGTAAACCTCGTATAGTGCAAACATGACTTACCATTGTCTAATACGAAGTGATGATGACGCGTTATTGTCAATATCGGTTCGGCCGATCCCCATCAACTTACATATACCAAGCACCCGTCTGAACAAGTCCCGGAGATTCAATTCATGACCAATAACGTCCGAGTAAAGACATGTACACAGAGCCCTATGGTGACAGTGCGCTTTACACAAGGACCACCAAGTGCCAGATATGCCTGGAGCTTGCTGCTCTCGGGCCATGTAAAGCCTTGGCTATATCTGGGTGCCACTTTGTATGACGATAATATGAATTGAACGATGTCATGATGATGTCTAAGCTTTACTACGCTCTTAGTAACCTGGAGATGGTGTTTATGGGCGAAGTGTGCTTGTGTGTATTATGCAAGGAAACTTGCGAAAAcatgaggacgaggaagattGGCGGCCAAGAAGTAACATCAAGAAAATATCACCAAAATCCCAAGGCTGGAATATGGCCTTTATCCTAGGCTAAACACTACACCAATTCAACTATATTTTGATATCACTCACTTCCCATGCTGCAAAGACATCTATCGGAACGACGCCGGTCAAAATCATGATATCTCAATGCTCGCGTCTACACAACCGCTCATCTATCCACAAACATACTCAAAATTTTACACTGTAATCACACATGCTCTAATCGTGCCAAGAAATGTACAGCATGATGCCAGCACCAACGGCGACGGCTGAGAACTGGATGATCATGTTCTTGAactccttggccttgttggGACCAGTCTCGAGAAGCTCAGGAATGACGGCAACAGTTCCAACGTAAAGGAACGTACCAGCAGTGAAGGGGAGAAGCATGTCACCCCAGGACTGACATCAATTAGCGATCgatcaccgataaaagtcgATATGAACTTACAAGACTGGTTCCCCAGATACCATCGTGACGACCCATGGGAACATCACTGTCAGGGCTTCCAAACTCCTGGATAGCAATACCAATCAAGGTCCCGAGAAGAGCTCCAATGGCGGTGATGAACTGCGAACCCATGGCAGCTCGCTTGGAGAAACCGGACTGGATGAGGAGTGCAAAGTCACCAACCTCGTGGGGAATCTCGTGGAAGAAGACTGcaacggtggtggtggctccGATGGTAGGTGAGGCGTAAAAACTGGCAGACATGGCCAAGCCATCGGTGATGTTGTGAGTAAAATCGGCACTTTGTGCATTGTTAGCAAGGTTTACGATAGGACAAAGCCACAAAATTTGGCAACGTACATGAGGTTCAGGTAGCCACCCAGCTTGACACTGGGGTTGATTTCCTTCTCAGGCGTATCAACCGCATTGGCGGCAACGGCACCCTTGTCCTCGTTTGCCTTCTTGCGAGACTTGACGACACCATCTGCGGCATCAACACCTGAAGAGATAGCCCTATCCTCGCTGTGAGAGTGGGCGTGTGTGTCACCATGTCCGTGGGAGTGGTCATGACCAGCTCCACCGGTAGCAATTCGAAGACCCTTGTCCATTGCAACAAAGGTCATGAAACCCACCAAGATACCCAATCCAAGAATAAGGTTGCGGTTAGGCTCAACGAGCACAAACTTGACGGCCTCGTCATGATCTTCACCAACAAAGATTTCAGGGAGCAAATGGAACAGAGTATCACCGAGAAGACCTCCAACAGCAAACGCAACCATAACAGACAGAGAAGCAGGGTCAATGTTGGTCGGGCAGAGGGCGAGGAGGAAGTTGGGAGGGCCCGAGATGTAAAGGGTCGCGAGGAGAGCGTTGACGGCAGGAGAGCCAGGGAAAAGGACAGCGAAGGCACGCGCGGTTAACGACGAAGGAGCGGCAGCATGATGGGCATGCTTGGCTGAGTTAAGTTGCTGGACAATAGGACAAGTCTGTATGAATTGGCGTCAGCACATGGCGTTTCCCTCAAGGGAGAGCTTTCCAGCGTACCTGGAGTTGAGTATCAAGTTCGTCGAGGCTCATGTTATCGGTGTTGACACCGGCAACAGCCTCTGCATGGTTGTGATCATGGCCATGACCGGCGTATGCGAGACCGACAAGAAGAGTAAGACAGACAGCCGAGCAAACGACGCTCTTGCGAGTGAGCGCCATGGGAGCTATATCTGTCCTTTACAAACAGGTCAGATTGTAAGCTTCCACAGAAAGAAGGGTATGGGAAAAACACGAAACGAGGGAGAAGAAATGGAATATAATCTTTCAAAGAAGTGAGAGGATGGTTAGAATTCGAAAT
This Fusarium poae strain DAOMC 252244 chromosome 3, whole genome shotgun sequence DNA region includes the following protein-coding sequences:
- a CDS encoding hypothetical protein (BUSCO:30133at5125), coding for MSTPASDNGPRSNRPRPDPAKSGIDIKLDQHWSSKSYTSGSKITGNVIINTQRDVAYDGFDIFFTGTGYTRVDFLSQYSSANYASRPFMKLRMPLSPADFPRNHVFEAGRTYTIPFHFVVPHQLTLSACNHTVEHEGIRDQHLQLPPTMGFWERNDQSPDMSHIEYGIRAVATKNSAEEGRSAPLDAFHMIKVLPAVPEDAPLEIGPDDERYCLSKTKPIRKNLFTAKQGELTTTASQPSAIMLSGNFLNASGTNLRVNFEFNSTSKDVTPPKINSVSAKLHSTTFFSSTPMNHLPNLGSRIKHGNTPSLTYSTTTPVPMRPDTQLVWENEAPASRRDSGYDSAFWNEGESSESDDAQRTKKASKYNVRRYATLDVPFNLPTSGNKLFLPTFYSCISARAYIIHLTLSVGPMNTNINLSIPVQIAVENTYDQTDDEELPSFDAAIAEAEQGEIDHLQPRLMHIPSDRYMGTSILPGYEDMRMRPVAVA
- a CDS encoding hypothetical protein (SECRETED:SignalP(1-24)~TransMembrane:6 (n8-19c24/25o81-101i121-141o161-181i324-344o369-390i402-422o)~BUSCO:30458at5125), whose translation is MALTRKSVVCSAVCLTLLVGLAYAGHGHDHNHAEAVAGVNTDNMSLDELDTQLQTCPIVQQLNSAKHAHHAAAPSSLTARAFAVLFPGSPAVNALLATLYISGPPNFLLALCPTNIDPASLSVMVAFAVGGLLGDTLFHLLPEIFVGEDHDEAVKFVLVEPNRNLILGLGILVGFMTFVAMDKGLRIATGGAGHDHSHGHGDTHAHSHSEDRAISSGVDAADGVVKSRKKANEDKGAVAANAVDTPEKEINPSVKLGGYLNLIADFTHNITDGLAMSASFYASPTIGATTTVAVFFHEIPHEVGDFALLIQSGFSKRAAMGSQFITAIGALLGTLIGIAIQEFGSPDSDVPMGRHDGIWGTSLSWGDMLLPFTAGTFLYVGTVAVIPELLETGPNKAKEFKNMIIQFSAVAVGAGIMLYISWHD